Genomic segment of Rhinoraja longicauda isolate Sanriku21f chromosome 4, sRhiLon1.1, whole genome shotgun sequence:
gatgcagggtctcgaaccgaaatgtcgacAATCCCTCTGccgtcacagatgctgcctaatctactgagttcctccagcggtttgatTTTGTACTAAAAcgtgaagaaaggcaatggaattTAGGCCAATTAATATATGCACATGAAATTCAAGAGGATCGTGACTAAGAAAGTGGGATTGCAGACGAGTATGGATTTGTGTTATGAGATGATGCTCTTATGCCGAGCAGCATGTGGGTGAGGAGACAGAACAAAATAAACAACATGCAACCTGCAGAAGAAGTCATCAGCTAGAAATGTGGGCATCTGAAGTGGACACTTCAGTATTAACTAGTTCACCTTTGCTGTTGAAGATATTTGTTGCTCAGTTGAATTTCTAATTGTTTCAATTCATAATTATGCATAAGTATGTAAATATTTATTCAATGACACATTGTGTTATGTTTAAATATTTGGAGGTTTGTATGGGTTTATTTCTTTTTTAGGGGAAAGAAATGTATCTATGTGAAAGGATGCCAATAAAGAACTGAGAACACAACATGACTTTACATTTTAGATCATTTTATATAGTTGTTGCCTTCAATAAGTATTATTCTGTTTACATATCTACTTCTGTCAAATTATCTACACTCATAGCAAGATAAAGGATTGCACAGACCATGACTAGACTGCAGCTTTTTAACTTTATGTGTTCTTCGTTTTACTCATTGTCTGCTTCTTGACACTTTAACTGTAATAACAAGCACTCACTGGAATTGTTAATGTTTTGATTAAGCAAGTAGTACTGCAGTGACAGTTAATTCTGCTAATCAATGTCTCCCTGGAATATCTGCTTAACAAGTTCAATAGATCCTCTAAATCTTACTGATTTTACAAAGTATGAttattcatttcattgcacagaaAGGGGATAATTAAGACTGAAAGTCAACAATTCTGAAAGATTGGTTGCTGTGCACATCATTTCAAGATATACTTAACAGCATACAGATGGTGTGAGAGACAAATCCAATGCAACATAAAATTGAGCATTTGTGGCTTCAATTATTCCTTGCGAATGCCACCAGGGATTCTGAACAAGTACTTTCATAACCTGGATTTCTTTAAGTGCTGAATTTCTCCTGTGAATGACTGAGGTCTGGACAGTTAACGACTTGGTTCCATTGGATAGCTTTTTTCCTCATATTAACTGCCTTCTTGATGCTTGCCCACACATGCACTCAATGGGAAAAGTGTAACAAGCATAAATATAAGGCACACATCACAGAGGTCCCCATCTATTATATAGCGTATAGCTATTTCCAATAAACAACCAACAATGCAAAAATAATTGCAAATTTCTCACAGGTATTTGGAGCACTGTAAAATAAAGCACAGAATGCCAgcacccatccagtgatttgtgggGTTCaaaaatacatgaatatctttgtGTGATTTTTTGCATCAATGTAACTAGTCCTAGAATTGTTAGTTTGAACTTGAAGGGCTGGAGGTTTGTTATTCTACAAGTAGCTGTTGGAGATCTACATTTACTTGTATCACTATTTTCGTTCCCTCGCAAAAATTGATGCAGTTGGTGTCCACTCTATACCTCTACAGACTCTTGAAACCATTGCTGCTTCTCTCCATTATGTCCCTCAATTATGCCTTACCACTTCCAAGTCACTTTAAAGATGTTTACATGcagctttaccagaatgctgcctggatgaaaggatattagctataaggagagattggacaaacttgaattatttTTGCTGAACCATTGGAGGCTGAAAGGAGACCTGTTAGAAGTTTGTAAAATTACGAGTGGCATAGGTAAATAGATAgtatttttcccaaggtggaaatgtcaaatactagagggcatatttCTATGTGAGAAAAGGTAATTTTAAAAGAGATGTGGAattagacacaatagacaataggtgcaggaggaagccatttggcccttcgagccagcaccgccattcaatgtgatcatggctgatcattctcaatcagtaccccgttcctgccttctccccataccccctgactccgctatccttaagagctctctcttgtatCACGATTATTGCTTTTAAAAGCCATTAAGACAGGTACATTAATGTGcacggaatgggggggggggggggggggggggtatagatcatgtgcaggcatgtgaggttagtttaacttggcatcaggttaACACAgaaattgtgagccaaagggtttgtttctgtgatgtattgttctatgttctctttATGTTCTTCCATATTGGGTGTTATAATTCTACTTCCAGGGGTTGAAGGCCAGTGATTTGGCACCCTATATTTACACAGATGATTCAAATTTTCTTATCCTTGTGGCAGCCTTCCGGATCCGTTTTATCGTAGGCGTACAAGCCTTGAGACCAGCGTAACAGTGCTGGACTTAACAGATTAGTTACAGGACCCAATTCATGGGTTACCTGCTCCCAGAATCCCAATTTAATTGCACTAATAAACAGGTTTACTTTTAACAAGTATGGTTTGAAATCAGCAGGATCATTCTCAATTTAGAAACAATTATATCTATCCATATGGAATATCAGCTATCTGAGTTGGATTGGGATTCAGTCTCTGGAGAGATTTGCAGTTCAAAAATAAGAACATAAATAAAGGATGTGACAATAGGCCATACAGACCCACAAACCTGCTGCCCCATTTAATAAGATTAGATTTGATTTTCATCTTTTTAACGATTCTGAGGCCTGTTCCCCATAGTCCAAAAAATAATCAGTCTTGACTATATTCAATCATTAACAGTTAGTTTTTACATGCTTCTCAATGATAATGGgttgactgggtttgtattcactggaatttagaaggatgagaaggtatCTTataaaaaacatataaaattcttaagggattggacaggctagatgcaagaaaaatgttcccaatgttgggggagtccagaaccaggggtcacagtttaagaataatgggtaggccatttaggcctgagatgaggaaaaacattttcacccagagagttgtaaatctgtggaattctcagaaggccacagaaggcagtggtggccaattcactggatgttttcaagagagagttagatttagctcttcaggtaATGGAATATTGAGAAAaagtgggaacggggtactgctcaatataaaagaaaattaaaatgcatcccTTCTATGTGTTCAATATAAAAGAAAAGAGCTCAatataaaagaaaattaaaatgcatcccTTCTATGTGTTTACATTAAAGTGGATGGGGACATATCTACAATGTCAACTCTCAAggtcatgatcagattgaatggcagtgctggctcgaggggccgaatggcgtactccggcacctattttctatgtttctataatctctGATTATTATCTTAATCATTCTTCATAAAACAATCTCTTCATCCTAGAAATCGATTTAGTGTATCTTCTTTGAATTGCCCTCATCAAAAAACACCATAAAAATACACGCTACATTTGTGGTCTCATCACTGCCTTGTACCAATGTAACAAGATTAAAACACATTTATTTGGTTTCTGAATAATTAAAATCTGAAAGTCATTACTAATAAACCAGCGAAATGCACGATGaattaaactgctggagtaacttcatgcCAGGGATGATCCACTGAACTGGCTCTTTTGGTGAAATTTGTTGTTTTTCAGCAGTGTTCTTAATTTTCATTTACTGAATGCTAGTTTGACAATCTAAAATAATCCTCTTTTCAACAGACACTTCGGAAGGAAGCACTCAAACTCATACCCATGTCACCGTGTCTTCTCGTGCACAGGAAAAAGTGAGCACCCACAAAAGGACATCTACTGTTGGAACAAACACACACAATGGAAAACAACAGTTAACGCATGTCCCAGGAACTTCAGTGCAGAAAAGGCGTATATTTAGAACAGATGAGGTAGGTTCATGTTATCCAAACAAGATTGCAAACtctgaaattattattttctagCTCAATTGGAATATCTCATAGGAGATTTGAGCCCAATTAGTTTTCCTTCAATTTTTCCAATATATTTTTTCAACGTCCAATTTGAATGCTTTAAGTATGTCTCctaaggaagggtcttgacccaaaacgtcacccattccttctctcctgagatgctgcctgacctgctgagttactccagcattttgtgaataaatacctttgatttgcaccagcatctgcagttattttcttacatctcctAAAGTCTTATTGTTTTCTAAGGAACAACTGTAATTTTCTCTAGGATGACTGAAGTTTCTACAGGGGTGAGTCAGTAAGTCTGAACTTCACCCTGGGCAGGACCTGAAGTTTACTTGGGAAAGCATTTGAGCTTTGCTCTGGTTGAAATTCCATTTTTCTCAGAGAAAGGTTCACACATCACTCTTGGAAAGATCTGAGAAATGATACTGAGAAGCAAGGGTGGGGGGCAGGATGTAAATCTGGCTGATTTTGGAAGGCTGTTTTAAAAATGTACATACGGATGTATCCCCAACAAATTCAAATTGGGGggatccactcccctcccctctgccctctccaGGTCCCTGTGCACATCACTGCTCAGCAAAGATAAGATGAGAAATGTTTTCTGGGTGGTACCGTTGTCCTTTAGGTTCCTGAAATGGTGTATATGATGCAGGCTAACATTTCAAATGTTAAAAAATACATTCTCACTGTAGGGAGGGCATTTGTGCATGAATGATGGCGTTctgatacagaatgctggagtaacttcatgcCAGGGATGACCCACTGAACTGgctcttttgggtcgagacccttcaacgtcacccattcctgctctccagggatgctgcctgccccgctgagttactccagcattttgtgcctgtcttcagtttaaaccaacatctgcagttccttcatacacaataaTGTTCTGTCAGGACTAGCAGATTATGATATGATTTAGCATGCATACATATTTgatgccagcactgccatttggaGGCTCAGCACTCCAACTCTCTTCTCACTGTACATTGTTGCACCCAGATTGGTTGACTGGAAGGAGCATACCCAGAGCCCACatttgtacacaaaatgctggagtaactcagcaggtcaggcagcatctcgggagagaaggaatgggtgacgtttcgggtcgagacccttcttcagactgatttcaggggggcgggacaaaggaaggatataggtggagacaggaagatagagggagatctgggaagggggaggagaagagagggacagaggaactatctaaagttggagaagtcgatgttcataccactgggctgcaagctgccagggcgaaatatgaggtgctgttcctccaatttccagtgggcctcactatggcactggaggaggcccatgacagaaaggtcagactgggaatgagagggggagttgaagtgctcggccaccgggagatcagattggccaacgcggaccgagcgcaggtgttgagcgaagcaatcgccaagcctgcgttggTTTcgtcaatgtaaataagttgacatctggagcagcggatgcaatagatgaggttggaggaggtgcaggtgaacctctgctcaacacctgcgctcggtccgcgttggccaatctgatctcccggtggccgagcacttcaactccccctcccattcccagtctgacctttctgtcatgggcctcctccagtgccatagtgaggcccaccggaaattggaggaacagcacctcatatttcgcctgggcagcttgcagcccggcggtatgaacatcgacttctccaactttagatagttcctctgtccctctcttcccctcctccttcccagatctccctctatcttcctgtctccacctatatccttcctttgtcccgcccccctgacatcagtctgaagaagggtctcgacccgaaacgtcacccattccttctctcctgagatgctgcctgacctgctgagttactccagcattttgtgaataatgatgCCTAAGAATGTTCACTACAATTCTTTATTCAAGAGAGCAAAATAGATTTTGTTCATTTTGGCCAGATGTCAGCAGATGAACCAAGCAACCGACATTATCTGGCTTGAGACTTGCCCATCATGCCATGTACTTATGCCATCACTGTAGAATCTGAATAGCAACAATATCTTTTACCAAAAGTAAAAGGAATTTAATTTCTTCAACATCCAGCTAAAGAGCTACCAACTGCAGAAAACCCACAGATTGATACACAGTGTGCCTTCTTCAAAACAGGTTTAGCAAATCAGAGAGTTACTACTGGATGGCTAGGATTGTTGTTGGATGACTTAGACGAATACTTTCACACATTTTCCAAAGGTACAAAATACTTTAAATTAATTTACAGCATGTAAGATTactttaaatgattttttaaacataaaaattaTTTAAATCTATTTAAACAGTTTTATGTCtttgatcttcaaacagtctagGGATGGGGCCTCAAAATCTGTTCCTTGAGTCCTCGTCAACATTCACTTACCCCTCCACTTCTTGGAATGGCTGTAATAGCAACACCTCAAACTTGATGGACTCCTGGAAACACAAGTAAATGCAGACATTGGGCGAGATCAAGCACAATCTGTCCAATTGTGCTACAGAAGTGATAATAAGGCACTTAACAAACAAGCACAGATGGAATAAACATTGTTTATGAGAGGGAAACGGTTGGATTGTTTTTTGAGGGTGTGTCCAGTAGGAAAAAGGCAAAGCAGTGAATGACCTGCTTAAATTTTCAAATAACATTCGATAAAGTGCTGAATTAAAGATTGGTGGATACGATGGGATCATGGAAGTGACGAGATTGTTCATTGTACATACTGAAACTGATGCCAAGCCGTGTTGTTGACGTTGTCAAGGGCATTGTGTGGATGAAAAATAAGAAGAATTAAGGAGAATTCCTTCAGGGAAGCAGAAGGAATAGTGTGAGCATGGGAGGGAAGACATGGCAAGTGATTTTCTGGCATGAGTGGACTGAATGTGGTCCCATTCacccagagaaggaatggagagactACATCAAAGATTACAGACACACTGAGAAGGTCAAGGAGTGATAGGTGAACTTTATTCTTTGATTTAATTTCATGATTATATGTTAGGCATAATTGCAAGACCACAATAAAGCATCGTGAATGTGGCAACCAAAAGATCAATTATTAAATCCCATTAACCCCTAGGATTAGtaattttcaaaattatttgtTATTGTGGCATTGGGTTGGTGAAGCAATTTCAACAAAGTGCAAATATCAGTTCAGCAGCTCCAACCCTATTCATCAtcaaaaattatttaaaattagTTCATACTTTTATACCATTATTCCAAAATAACATAATTCAGTCACTAAATTAATGATGAGCTATATCATCTGTTAATTGCAAAGTTGTAGTTTCATGTCAGCGGAAAATACCATAAATTGGATTCTATGCTGTAATCGTGCTCCAGGGTTTAGCTGCTGATTTCGAAACAGCATGTCTTTGCTCTCTTGAATACCAATTTTTACTTGACTAGCTTGTAGTTCAAGTAATTGTGATCAGGCACTTGCCTGCCCTGTTCCAACATCAGATTTAATGGAACTGGTTACTGAATCAGTTGGAGCCCCTAAATTATAGGCAAATTGGGGCCCTGAACTGTCAATTTTGAGAGACAACTGGGCTCAGAGTGAGCCTTGCAGCCACAACCTTGCTGCTGCAAAAATTTAGCCAAATACAAATTTTACTCATTATTTGCACGGGGCTGGACAAAGTACTAGAGTTTGTTCAGGCTTCACAGAATAATATGTAACACTGTCAAGCAGACTTATTCACCCCACCTCCAAGACCATATCCCCCACTGGGGCAATGTCCCTACGGATGGGGCGGCGATCTATACTGGCCAATATTAGTCCTGCAGTTGCAAGGCACAGTGAATATCCAATCACGTTATTGAGGCCCACTTCACAAAATGGCTCAGGAATTTGATAGGACCAATTTATTTTTTCATCTGTATGCCATCTATTCTATGCCTTGTGTGAAACACAATTCTCTTATTCCAAAGATATTGCAACTTCTTAAACTAGATCAAAGCGTAACCTAGTTAGGTAAACTTTATTTTCAATGTATTAATATGTATGAATGTCAAATCTATTAATTTTAGACAGAAGCTTTGCTTAACATCCAGCAATCATTTTTAACATATCTTTCCTGTTATTTATTTTAATCTGattttcttctttctttttgaACCTGACGTGTATTCTGCTTATGTAGAAGAAAAAAAGTGATGGAAACAATATATTATCAAAAGATGTCAACATTCATGTCACAAAAAGTAACTCTTCAATTGATTCAGAAGGAAGACAAATGGAAAGCTGCGTGAAGTAAAAAATCAATTAATCTTATTGAAAAGAATCTTACAGAAAAATCAATGCTCTTTGCACTTTATGAAAGTTCAAATACCACAAGAAGACTTGAAGAATTAAAATGCTTAGAAATATTCAAAGCTGAACTGTGCCTTCATATATAATATCTGAAGATTCATTCAATGATTAGATCTTCAAAAAAGAGTACAGCTGTAATCAATGTACCAGAACCTATGTATCATTTAACTTGAATTCTGAATACATATAACATCAAAGTAACCTGAAATATGCATGCAGGTTTTCTTATAAATCAATTGCACACAGAGTTGAAAGAATAATTTTATGCTAATTATAAAGAAATTACAATTCTCAGTAACCTGGCTAGGCTCTCCTTAAACTTTGTTAAAATACTTTTGCTTATTCTTCACTTCTTTCTGTTACCCAGGCACATTATGTTTTGGTAGATAAAACCAATTTCAACAGGATCCACTCCCAGATAgttgaatactagaccaagtggaccctttaggcccaaacctctcctgcattggtgcaacaccctctcctcccccctcccctctccccccatcccctccctcccctcccctccctttccccctcctcccgcccctgccctccgccctccctcccccctccctcctccccctcccatccccccctcttcccttcctcccctcctcttcccctcctcaccttcacctccaccccttccccaccccctttcccctccccccactccatccccctcaaccccccttatcctccccctccctccctctaccctccctccctaggagatagatttaaactttaaaatgtgaataactttaaaaatataacaccaatttcaatgaaacttcttccattagcaccaaagggacgacggtgagtaagatttaaactttaaaatgtgaataacttaaaaaatataacaccaatttcaatgaaacttcttccattagcaccaaagggacgacggtgagtaaggtgggcctaaaattgtcgcgctgtcatttaccgttttggctgtagttcaggaacaaacaaagaaacgagaattttagtatatagattgtctaACAGAAATGAATAACAATTATGCCACTGTGTCTTCTGCTCCATCTGGTAATCTTCTAAATTTCGTATTTAAAGATAATAAcattttgaacattgaattctctattgAGAATTGTATGAACCTTAAATTCTCCAAGTTTAGGTAACCTCCTACTAAACCCCCCTacatcacccctccatttctcccccaccccctcctctctatgCCTCACATAAACTCTCACCTATTTTTAAGTTATAAATTTAAGTTATAAATGCTATTTTTAGGGATGATACTCATTTTGCCCATTTGTTGTGTTTCATGGGGAATcttgaatttatttttgtttacataCAAGAATACTCATTGGCACCACTTAAAAGCTTGAAACTATTTAAATCATCGATAAGGACATGACCATTACTCAGAGGCGATTCTATCATAAACATTTACTTTATCAGCTATATTAAGAAATGTACTCTTACCACTCCAAGATCTATAAGAAAAAATATTGTCAATTATGTTGCAAAAAGCTTTATAAAAAATTTATGTAAGCTAATTCACGCATTTGAACCATAAACTTGCAATTTTGATTTGATTATAAGTTAGCATAGATCAATGACATAAATCCCCATTATTGTCAACAATTATATTCACAATCTGCACAAACCTGGAGCCTATGGATACTAATACTCATGTTTTCAGAAGAGGTTTTGAAAATGCATTTGATGAATTTAAGTATAATATTCAATATATTAATAAATTTGCCCTGGTTCTTTATACATTATTTGAGCACTATATACTTGAAGGTGATttttgaaatataatttgaaaattgGTAACAAAAAAACTTAAATCATCGATATACATCTTTTTATTAAGTTGCTGGAAATTTTAATTAAAGTAGAAATTCTGTCAAAAAAATCCAGCTATATCAGGTGGCCAACTGAATCATAACAACTGGAAAATAGCAACTTGCGTAAAAAGGTCTCTGTTAGAGAAAACAATTGCTGACCGGATATGGCCCAGTGTGCATTCAATGTGAATTCATCTCAAGAAGCTTTAATATGTATTGTTTACCTCCCAGTGCCTGACAAATTTTACGCAACTTTGTATTAGGACACGCATATCCATGCTAAGTATGAAAATCTATTTCTTCGGTAAATTCTAGGCGGTTAAAAAATATTGCATCTACATTTCTTAAATTATTTTGACAACAGCTATCTATGGTGGTTGTGATTTATTCTCATTATTGCTGCTTAAACTGTGTTGAAAGTATTAGGACTTCTTGAAAAGTGTAGAAAAAGTATAATTCATACAATGTATATATAATCAGTTTTGATTACATTTCCTTCAGTGGGCCGATTAAAATATTTCTAGGTACCTTCTATCTCCTTACTCACATGTTGTATTTGGctaaataaaatgttttttcttCCATATGATGCTCCATGTCTTTCAATTGTATCAATCAGGATATATATGCTACAAAGGGGATTCAAATCAGCTGAAACAACTATACTTAATACATTAAAATGAGCTACATAATCTTATGACCACATATCAATTGCTTACAAAGCTGCTATCAGCAAGGAACTGACGTTTTCTGTGATGCTGTTTGGTGGTGTCAAAACAAAAATGGGATACAAA
This window contains:
- the LOC144593169 gene encoding uncharacterized protein LOC144593169, which codes for MGCGGSRADTIEPRYYESWTRETESTWLTNTDVDVPLPVESNALDKGTMHVYSNTSEGSTQTHTHVTVSSRAQEKVSTHKRTSTVGTNTHNGKQQLTHVPGTSVQKRRIFRTDEKKKSDGNNILSKDVNIHVTKSNSSIDSEGRQMESCVK